A region of Methanocorpusculum labreanum Z DNA encodes the following proteins:
- the mcrC gene encoding methyl-coenzyme M reductase I operon protein C: protein MPLGRVTQLVDCRQSMGMGKGGSLAQRGTISECKNPDVIIVGMSPGRRHITKPVCDITSALRQQGIEYSVSTLVLNAGSGVPPDADIGGVSLGSNFGILDREIEQIERHKVAVLHHGNIRSHVVHKSRKILQECNVNAVVVCQAPVDYEDLAKAGVKTAYVMPKPDDIRTKGTVMGLVTGITRGQTPSRVAMSDVIHEVLRIIKSTN, encoded by the coding sequence ATGCCTCTTGGTCGTGTAACACAACTCGTCGATTGCAGACAGAGTATGGGTATGGGTAAGGGGGGATCTCTTGCTCAGAGGGGAACCATCTCTGAATGTAAAAATCCTGATGTCATCATCGTGGGCATGTCTCCAGGACGGAGGCATATCACAAAACCTGTCTGCGATATTACGTCAGCACTGCGGCAGCAGGGGATCGAATACAGCGTAAGTACCTTGGTGCTGAACGCAGGCAGCGGCGTCCCGCCTGATGCGGATATCGGCGGGGTATCACTCGGCTCAAATTTCGGAATTCTCGATCGCGAGATAGAACAGATAGAACGCCATAAAGTGGCTGTTCTTCACCACGGTAACATACGGTCTCATGTGGTCCACAAATCAAGGAAGATCCTGCAGGAATGCAACGTAAATGCCGTTGTTGTCTGTCAGGCTCCTGTTGATTATGAGGATCTTGCAAAAGCCGGAGTTAAGACCGCGTACGTCATGCCAAAACCAGACGACATTCGGACCAAAGGCACAGTAATGGGACTTGTTACCGGCATCACCCGGGGACAGACGCCAAGTCGTGTGGCCATGTCAGATGTCATTCATGAAGTACTCAGAATAATCAAATCTACAAATTAG
- the mcrD gene encoding methyl-coenzyme M reductase operon protein D: MTESTYPQLRIVPTRFLNPETTEILLEKIYTIDGIRRLVLNGPNLPATVPYGPARGTVNDNSLRRIIKVCGEDYLLHVQVGAILLELEDASVIPLVKAACDEVFADKFPYGITEGTYMRSNMTTTDYAKYGIVDDKRILGMSDPKSKQRPIILQGTK, translated from the coding sequence ATGACAGAATCAACATACCCACAACTAAGAATCGTCCCCACGAGATTCCTGAATCCGGAGACCACCGAGATTCTTCTCGAAAAAATCTACACAATAGATGGGATACGCCGCCTTGTGCTCAATGGTCCAAACCTTCCGGCTACCGTACCTTACGGTCCGGCCAGAGGCACGGTCAATGATAACTCGCTCCGGCGCATCATTAAGGTCTGCGGTGAAGATTATCTTCTCCACGTTCAGGTCGGTGCAATTCTTCTTGAATTGGAAGATGCTTCTGTGATTCCGCTTGTCAAGGCGGCATGCGATGAGGTCTTCGCTGACAAATTCCCGTATGGAATCACCGAAGGTACCTACATGCGGTCGAACATGACGACCACCGACTATGCCAAATACGGTATTGTCGATGATAAACGAATTCTCGGAATGAGCGATCCAAAAAGCAAGCAGCGCCCTATCATCCTTCAGGGAACTAAATAA
- the mcrB gene encoding coenzyme-B sulfoethylthiotransferase subunit beta, translated as MAKYKDVIDLYDDNGKLLKSNVALEKISPLVNPAIKKIIDDTKRTVAVNLGGMQDALKTGKIGKHQQILGRELNLDIVGNIDAIEAKIKEYVSVEAGDDTMIKRYNGGKLLLVKVPSARIAAAATYDAALTSVAAATTYAVVEQFNVDMFDANTVKAAAFGTYPVTMDLAGGACSMIMSIPQNNESLGYALRNIPANQSVMITHRNAMQGAALTSVFEQAGEFEMGSAIGPFERAQLLLLAYQGLNANNIVYDLVKENGQTGTVGTVVQSLVERAIEDKVITQGAAAKGGYFKPYETKDPMLWNAYTSAGTLAATMVNCGAGRFAQAVSSTLLYFNDLIEHETGLPGSDFGRTMGVAVGFSFFSHSIYGGGGPGIFNGNHVVTRHAAGVGMPCIVAACALDAGTQMFSPEGTAKIYGETFGQIDEFAHPLQAIAKAV; from the coding sequence ATGGCAAAATACAAAGATGTAATCGACCTTTACGACGACAACGGCAAACTCTTAAAGAGCAATGTCGCACTCGAAAAGATCAGCCCGCTGGTTAACCCGGCAATTAAGAAAATCATCGACGACACCAAGAGGACCGTTGCGGTCAACCTTGGAGGCATGCAGGATGCATTAAAGACCGGTAAGATCGGTAAGCACCAGCAGATTCTCGGTCGTGAACTCAACCTCGATATCGTCGGCAACATTGACGCAATCGAAGCAAAAATCAAAGAGTACGTCTCTGTTGAAGCAGGCGACGACACGATGATTAAACGCTACAACGGCGGAAAACTTCTGCTGGTCAAGGTGCCTTCTGCACGTATCGCAGCAGCAGCAACCTACGATGCAGCACTTACCTCTGTCGCAGCAGCAACCACCTATGCAGTTGTCGAGCAGTTCAACGTTGACATGTTCGACGCAAACACCGTCAAAGCAGCAGCATTCGGTACCTACCCGGTCACGATGGATCTCGCAGGCGGAGCATGTTCTATGATCATGTCTATCCCACAGAACAACGAGTCTCTCGGATATGCACTTCGTAACATCCCGGCAAACCAGTCTGTGATGATCACTCACCGTAATGCAATGCAGGGTGCAGCACTTACTTCTGTCTTTGAACAGGCAGGAGAGTTTGAAATGGGCAGTGCAATCGGTCCGTTCGAGCGTGCACAGCTCTTACTTCTCGCATACCAGGGTCTGAACGCAAACAACATCGTCTACGACCTTGTAAAAGAGAACGGCCAGACCGGTACCGTCGGTACTGTTGTCCAGTCCTTAGTCGAGCGTGCGATCGAAGACAAAGTCATCACCCAGGGTGCAGCAGCTAAAGGCGGATACTTCAAGCCCTACGAAACCAAAGACCCAATGCTTTGGAACGCATATACCTCTGCAGGAACTCTTGCAGCAACCATGGTCAACTGTGGTGCCGGACGTTTCGCTCAGGCAGTATCATCAACCTTACTGTACTTCAACGACCTTATCGAACACGAAACCGGACTTCCGGGCTCTGACTTCGGAAGAACGATGGGTGTTGCGGTCGGTTTCTCCTTCTTCAGCCACTCCATCTATGGTGGCGGAGGACCGGGTATCTTCAACGGAAACCACGTCGTTACCCGTCACGCAGCAGGTGTTGGTATGCCCTGTATCGTTGCCGCTTGTGCACTTGATGCAGGAACTCAGATGTTCTCTCCAGAAGGAACCGCCAAGATCTATGGTGAGACCTTCGGTCAGATCGACGAGTTTGCCCACCCGCTCCAGGCAATTGCAAAAGCAGTTTAA